The segment TAGCTAGTGCCACAAATATTCCTACTCCAAGGGCAACAGTATAAATTAATATATTATCAGCTATAGCTCCATCTGATACCATATCAATTTGCGAAGACAAGACTCGAACATCAGGTTCTGCAGCTGTTACTAAAAAACCCACTAAGAAGGCATAGAATAATATAAGCCCCAGATTCCCAGTCTCAGGTATCCTGTCTCCTACATATTCTCCCATGGGAAGTAAGCCAATACGAATACCAACTAGAAATAAAATCAAACCTGAAATAACAAACACCAATCCTATAAACAATTGTATAATCTCTTTTAGAGGAGAAGATAAAATAATAATTTGCAATAAAAACACTACTACAGTTAAAGGAAGTACAGCCTGTAATACTTCAATTGTTACATCTTTCATTTCATTCATGGACTAACAGCTCCTTTTTAAAGAGTCATACCTGACTAATTATTTGACCTTCGGCTATAGGCAAAGCAATAATAAATCAAGTTTTTATTTTTTTAAAAAATGAATACATATCTTGTTGCTTTTCCTTAGCCTGTAATGATCAGTATACTTTTTTGCATTATTCTAAACAAGAATTAAAATCATCTTCTAAGTATTAGTATAACATCCTAGTAACGATATATAAATACTACAATTCTCTTAATATGTATTAATCCAAACAATACTTACACAGCAATTAAAATCTAAGATCATTATCCATAAATATTTTCAAGCAGTTAACAAGACCATCTCTTTGTATATCTGCTTTAAGCTAATCCATTGTATTTGTCCACATTTCATTAAAAAAAATAGAAACTAGTTATTATCTATCATTTTATCTATTTGCCCACTAAACTCGCTAGCTAAAATATCCATATATATCTGATCATATTTCTTGCCACCAA is part of the Halanaerobiaceae bacterium ANBcell28 genome and harbors:
- a CDS encoding DUF1538 domain-containing protein, with product MNEMKDVTIEVLQAVLPLTVVVFLLQIIILSSPLKEIIQLFIGLVFVISGLILFLVGIRIGLLPMGEYVGDRIPETGNLGLILFYAFLVGFLVTAAEPDVRVLSSQIDMVSDGAIADNILIYTVALGVGIFVALAMLKIFLAIPLKYLLIVSYIVVFSLAIFTPGSFLPISFDAGGVTTGPLTAPFVISLGVGASTVLSKGSQSKDNFGFVALASIGPVLAVMILGVIYG